The Sesamum indicum cultivar Zhongzhi No. 13 linkage group LG1, S_indicum_v1.0, whole genome shotgun sequence genome includes a window with the following:
- the LOC105178580 gene encoding RNA-binding protein 1-like isoform X1, with product MGDPYWRYSAAAPAAPPSSSDRGSIPKPSFPGYLPSEVSTLTNYYPYSSRDLRAASSDFPQKDILPSRAGAYGVDDFAGIRSEPGISGLTAGTSFKGYPSSFEDPSLLVRQRDVAPGTSPGIPDATYENSMRRADGPPVPAGESNILFVDGLPTDCTRREIGHLFRPFIGFREIRVVHKEPRRRGDKAMVLCFVEFTDAKCALTAMEALQGYKFDDKKQNSPLLRIHFAHFPFRLPSNQDEQRFGGAR from the exons atgGGCGATCCTTACTGGAGATACAGCGCTGCTGCCCCCGCCGCTCCGCCGTCGTCCTCCGACAGAG GAAGCATACCTAAACCAAGCTTTCCAGGTTATTTACCATCTGAAGTGTCAACCTTGACCAATTATTATCCTTATAGTTCCAGAGATTTACGTGCTGCTTCCTCAGATTTTCCACAAAAAGAT ATCTTACCATCACGTGCTGGGGCTTATGGCGTCGACGATTTTGCTGGTATTCGTTCTGAACCTGGTATTAGTGGATTGACTGCCGGAACTAGCTTTAAAGGCTACCCATCTTCTTTCGAGGATCCAAGCCTGCTAGTCCGCCAGCGAGATGTTGCTCCAGGCACTAGCCCTGGCATCCCTGATGCGACTTATGAAAACTCAATGAGAAGGGCCGATGGTCCTCCTGTTCCAGCTGGAGagtcaaatattttgtttgttgatgGGCTTCCAACTGACTGTACGAGAAGAGAAATAGGAC ATCTTTTTCGGCCATTTATTGGGTTTAGAGAGATTAGAGTTGTTCATAAGGAGCCCAGACGT CGTGGAGACAAGGCGATGGTGCTGTGCTTTGTGGAGTTTACTGATGCAAAGTGTGCTCTCACGGCTATGGAAGCCCTCCAAG GTTACAAGTTTGATGACAAGAAACAGAACTCCCCTCTCCTGAGGATCCATTTTGCTCATTTTCCTTTTCGCCTACCATCTAACCAAGATGAGCAACGATTTGGAGGTGCGCGATGA
- the LOC105178580 gene encoding RNA-binding protein 1-like isoform X2 gives MGDPYWRYSAAAPAAPPSSSDRGYLPSEVSTLTNYYPYSSRDLRAASSDFPQKDILPSRAGAYGVDDFAGIRSEPGISGLTAGTSFKGYPSSFEDPSLLVRQRDVAPGTSPGIPDATYENSMRRADGPPVPAGESNILFVDGLPTDCTRREIGHLFRPFIGFREIRVVHKEPRRRGDKAMVLCFVEFTDAKCALTAMEALQGYKFDDKKQNSPLLRIHFAHFPFRLPSNQDEQRFGGAR, from the exons atgGGCGATCCTTACTGGAGATACAGCGCTGCTGCCCCCGCCGCTCCGCCGTCGTCCTCCGACAGAG GTTATTTACCATCTGAAGTGTCAACCTTGACCAATTATTATCCTTATAGTTCCAGAGATTTACGTGCTGCTTCCTCAGATTTTCCACAAAAAGAT ATCTTACCATCACGTGCTGGGGCTTATGGCGTCGACGATTTTGCTGGTATTCGTTCTGAACCTGGTATTAGTGGATTGACTGCCGGAACTAGCTTTAAAGGCTACCCATCTTCTTTCGAGGATCCAAGCCTGCTAGTCCGCCAGCGAGATGTTGCTCCAGGCACTAGCCCTGGCATCCCTGATGCGACTTATGAAAACTCAATGAGAAGGGCCGATGGTCCTCCTGTTCCAGCTGGAGagtcaaatattttgtttgttgatgGGCTTCCAACTGACTGTACGAGAAGAGAAATAGGAC ATCTTTTTCGGCCATTTATTGGGTTTAGAGAGATTAGAGTTGTTCATAAGGAGCCCAGACGT CGTGGAGACAAGGCGATGGTGCTGTGCTTTGTGGAGTTTACTGATGCAAAGTGTGCTCTCACGGCTATGGAAGCCCTCCAAG GTTACAAGTTTGATGACAAGAAACAGAACTCCCCTCTCCTGAGGATCCATTTTGCTCATTTTCCTTTTCGCCTACCATCTAACCAAGATGAGCAACGATTTGGAGGTGCGCGATGA